Within the Kineosporia corallincola genome, the region GCCGGTCCGCGCGACGCGGCGCGGGGCGGACGCTCCCGCCAGGCGCACCGGCTGCGGGTGGGCTGGCACACGGCGTCGTCGCCGGTGCTCGCGGGCCTCACCCGGCCCACGGCCTCCGCCGGGGTGCTGCTGGGCCGGGGCGCCGACGGGGCCGCGGTGCGAGCCACGCTCTTTCGCCGCACGCCGGTACGCATGGTGCTGGTCGGCCGGCACCGGCTGGCCCGGCTGATGCTGTTGCGGGCGGCCGTCTCCGGCGCCCGGCCGCTGGTGCTCGCCGGGGAACCGGTTGCCTGGGAAGGGTTCCGGAGCCGGCTCGGCGCCACCGGCACCGGGATGTCGGTGCTCTGGGCCGACGCCCCGTTCCGGCTCGGCGGGTCGGTGGCCGAGCCGCTCTTCGTGATCCGCTCGGCCGACGAGACGGTCACCGGCCCGATCCGGAAACCGGCCGCGGGGCCGGCGGGTGACGTGCTCCTGGACGATATGGCCCTGGACGGCCCGACCCGCCCGGTCCGCAAGGACGCCGACACCATCCGCCGTGCGATCGAGCTGAGCCGCAGGGGAGCGGACCGTCCCGACCCGAAAGCCCCCGGCAACAGCGCAGCCCCGGGCAACACCGCTGCCCGAGGCCACCACGCTGCCTTCGGCCTCGGCACCGCATCCAGCCGGAACACCCTCTCGGGCGGCAACACCGGCCCGATCCGCAAGGGCGTCACGCATCCCGGCGACGTCACCTCGGCCCCCGACGACCTGGCCGACGAGGCGGCGGGCTGGTCCGGCGGATGGTGGCGCTGCGACGCGCAACTGCTGCCCCGGGTCGGCGCCGAGGCGATGGCCGGCCTGCGCCGTAACGACCTGCTGGTGACCACCCGGCTGGGCCGGGAGGACGCGGAGCGGCTGTGCTCGTCCCGCCTGGTGGGCGACCTGCGGCCCGGCCAGCTGACCGGGCTGATGGACGACTTCGTGGTGGTCGTCGCCGACGGCCGCGCCCGCGTGGTCGCCCTCGACATCACCCCGGGTGAGGAAGGCTTGCTCGGCTCGCCCCTGCACTGAGGTCGGGTAATGCTGGCGACCGGCACCTCCACCAGCGGATACCCTGGGGCCCGTGACTCCCGACGAACTGTCCACCGCGATCCGGGCGTGCCTGGAGGCCGCCGTCGCTGCCGGTGATCTCACCGTCAGCGTCCCCGCCGAGATCCGGGTCGAGCGACCGAAGCAGCGCGAGCACGGCGACTGGTCCACCAACATCGCCCTCCAGCTGGCCAAACCGGCCGGCAAGCCGCCGCGCGCCGTCGCCGAACTGCTGTCGGCCCGCCTGGTCGGCCTGCCGGGGATCAAGAGCGTCGACATCGCCGGGCCGGGCTTCCTGAACATCGTGCTCGACACCGCCTCGGCCGCCGGGCTGGTGCGCACCGTCGTCGAGGCCGGTGCGGCCTTCGGCCAGAACCAGCAGCTGGCCGGCACCGTGCTGAACCTGGAGTTCGTCTCGGCCAACCCGACCGGCCCGCTGCACATCGGCCACACCCGGTGGGCCGCGCTCGGCGACGCCCTGGCCCGGGTGCTCACCGCCAGCGGCGCCCAGGTGACGCGCGAGTACTACATCAATGACGCGGGCGCCCAGATGGACCGCTTCGGCGGCTCGATCCTGGCCAGGATCAAGGGCACCGAGGTCCCCGAGGGCGGCTACCACGGTGAGTACATCGCCGAGCTCGCCGCCAAGGTGCGCGAGCAGCGTCCCGACGTCGACGACCTGCCCGACGCCGAGGCCCTGGTGCTCTGCCGCGAGCTGGGCTACGCCATTCAGCTGGCCGAGAACCGGCAGACGCTCAGCGATTTCGGTGTCGAGTTCGACGTCTGGTTCTCCGAGCGCACCCTGCACGAGTCGGGTGCGGTGGAGGCCGCGGTCGAGCGGCTGCGTGAGCAGGGGCACGTGTTCGACTCCGAGGGCGCGATCTGGCTGCGCACCACCGACTTCGGTGACGACAAGGACCGCGTGCTGATCAAGGCCGACGGCGAGAAGACCTACTTCGCCGCCGACGCCGCCTACTGGCTGTCGGTGCGCGACCGGGGCTTCCCGAAGAAGATCTACATGCTCGGGGCCGACCACCACGGTTACGTGCAGCGGCTGAAGGCCATCGCGGCCTGCGCCGGCGACGACCCGGACGAGGCGCTGGAAGTGCTGATCGGCCAGCTGGTCAGCGTGGGCGGCGCCCGGCTGAGCAAGCGGGCCGGCAACATCATCGAGCTGAAAGACCTGGTGGCCTGGCTGGGCGCCGACGCCGTGCGGTACTCGCTGGCGCGTTACCCCGCCGACTCGCCGCTCACCCTCGACGGCGAGGTCCTGCGCAAGAAGTCCAACGACAACCCGGTCTTCTACGTGCAGTACGCCCACGCCCGGCTGTCGTCGCTGGCCAACCAGGCCCGCGAGCACGGCGTGGAGCGCACCGTGTTCGAGCCGGCCCTGCTCGACCACCCGACCGAGAACGAGCTGATCGCCGTGCTGGCGCAGTTCCCGGCCGTCGTGGCCCAGGCCGCCGAGCTGCGCGAACCGCACCGGGTGGCAAGGCATCTCGAGGTCGTGGCCGGCGCCTTCCACAAGTGGTACGACAACTGCCGGGTCACCCCGCGCGGCGAGGACGCGGTGGAAGACGTGCACCGCACCCGGCTCTGGCTGGCCGAGGCCAGCCGCCTGGTTCTGGCCAACGGCCTGGGCCTGCTCGGTGTGAGCGCGCCCGAGCGGATGTGAACGGCTACAGCAGAAAGATCGGGACTCACATGGGTGCGCACGAAGCGGGCGAGATGCACAGCCCGGGCTATGGCGGCGTCGCGACGGTTCCGTCGTGGCTGCGCCCGCCGGACAACATCAACGACCTGCTGCCCGGCATCTGGGCGCAGAGCGTGCACCGCGGCGACGACGGGGTGCTGCGGGTCGGCGGGGTGTCGGTCGACGACATCGCCGCCGAGTTCGGCACTCCCGCCTTCGTTCTCGACGAGGCCGACTTCCGCGCCCGGGCCGTCGCCTTCAAGGACGCCTTCGCCGCCGCCTTCCAGGGCAACGCGGACGTGTACTACGCCGGCAAGGCGTTCCTCTGCACCGCGGTCGCCCGTTGGATCGCCGAGGACGGCCTGATGCTCGACACCTGCTCGGGCGGCGAGCTGGCGGTGGCGCTGCGCGCCGAGGTCCCGCCGGAGAAGATCGCGCTGCACGGCAACAACAAGCTGGAGAGCGAGATCGACCGCGCGGTCGCGGCCGGCATCGGCCGCATCGTGATCGACTCGATGATCGAGATCGACCGGGTGGCCGAGGCGGCTCAGCGGCACGGCGTGGTGCAGCCGGTCTTCATCCGGGTCACGGTCGGCGTCGAGGCGCACACCCACGAATACGTCTCCACCGCCCACGAAGACCAGAAGTTCGGTCTCTCGCTCGCCGGAGGCGTTGCCGCGGAGGCGATCTCGAAGGTCCTGGCCAACCCGGCGCTGCGCCTGGTGGGTCTGCACAGCCACATCGGCTCGCAGATCTTCGACACCCAGGGCTTCGAGGTGGCGGCCCGCCGCCTGCTCGGTCTGCACGCCTCGGTGGAGAAGAACCACGGCGTGGTGCTGCCGGAGATCGACCTGGGCGGCGGCTACGGCATCGCCTACACCAGTCAGCACGACCCGCTGGAGCCGAAGCTGCTGGCCGACCAGCTGGCCGACATCGTGATCCGGGAGTGCCGGGCGCTGGAGATCGCCGTGCCGCGGGTCTCGATCGAGCCGGGCCGGGCGATCGCCGGGCCGAGCACGTTCACGCTGTACCGGGTGGGCACGCTGAAAGACGTCACGATCGACCACGGCGGCGTGCGCCGCTACGTGTCGGTCGACGGCGGGATGAGCGACAACATCCGCACCGCGCTGTACGACGCCGACTACTCCTGCACCCTGGCCTCCCGCGGCTCCGACGCCCCGGCCGCGCTCTGCCGTGTGGTGGGCAAGCACTGCGAGAGCGGTGACATCGTGGTGCGTGACGAGTTCCTGCCGGGCGACCTGGCCCCGGGCGACCTGCTCGCGGTTCCCGGCACCGGCGCCTACTGCCGCAGCATGGCCAGCCAGTACAACCACGTGCCCCGCCCGCCGGTGCTCGCGGTGCGCGACGGCAAGGTCCGGGTCATCGTGCGGCGCGAGACCGAGGAAGACCTGCTCGCGCTCGACGTCGACTGAGAAGAACCAGAAAACTGAGGACGACGATGAGCGCAGTGCGAGCTCATCGTCGTCCTCAGTTCTGCCCGGAATAATGACCGGAATGACGCGCTCGCCCACCGGGGTGCCCCGGGCCATGCGCCGCCTCGGCACCGACCTGGCCACCTGGCGCCGGATCCGGCGGCTCACCGTGGAGGAGCTGTCGCAACGCTCCGGGGTCGGCATCGCCACCATCACCCGGCTGGAGGCCGGGCGCGGGGCCACGCTGGAGCACGTGATGCGGGTGGCCGCCGCGCTGGGCGTCGGCGAGGTGCTGGCCACCGCCCTCACGCCGCGCAACGTGCTCGCGCGCAGCACACCCAAGCCGCCGAACCAGCCCTCCTGACGCTTGTCAGCAGCTTTTGCTGTGAGCTAGTTCAACCCTTGTCCAGGTGCCGGGCAGTCACGTCTTCCTAAGCTGGCGTCATGACACCGCCGGACGAGCTGTCGCTGGCCGGGCTGTTCGAACCGGGCAGCCGGGACGAGTGGCGGGCCGCGGTGGCCGCCGCGCTGGTCCGGTCGGGGCGGCTTGCGCCGCACGACGACCCGGCCGCGGCCGAGCGGCTGCTCACCACCACCACCTACGACGGCATCGGGATCCGGCCGCTCTACACCCGCGACGACGCTGTCGGTGACGACACGATCGGTGTGCCCGGCCTGGCCCCCTTCGTGCGCGGCCGCCGGGTCGAGGGCAACGGGCCGGCCGGCTGGGACGTGCGTGCGCTGCACCAGCACCCCGACCCGGCGCTCACTCACGAGGCGGTGCTGACCGACCTGGAGAACGGCGTCACCTCGCTCTGGCTGAAGGACCTTCCGGTCGGCTGCCTGCGGCAGGTGCTCGACGGGGTGCTGCTCGACCTGGCCCCGGTGGTGCTGGACGCCGGGGCGAACACCGCGGCGGCGGCCCGGGAACTGCGGGCTCTGCTGCCCGGTTCCGGGGCGGCGGAGGGGAACTGGGGGGCCGACCCGATCGGCCTGCGGGCCCGGCTGGGCCCCGGCCACGACCCCGACCTGACCTTGCTGCACGACCTGGCGTCGAACGCCCTCGGCCTGCGGGCGGCCATGGTCGACGTCACCGTGTACCACGACGCCGGGGCGGGCGACGCCCAGGAGCTCGCCGCCGCCCTGGCCACCGGAGTGGCCTACCTGCGGGCGCTCACCGATGCGGGCAGCCCGATCGAGGACGCCTTCGGGCACCTGGAGTTCCGCTACGCGGCCACCGCCGACCAGTTCGCCACCGTCGCCAAACTCCGCGCCGCGCGCCGGTTGTGGGCCCGGGTGGCGGAGGTCTGCGGGGTCGCCGGCCTCGACGACCCGGACACCGCCCCTCGGTTCGCCCAGAAGCAGCACGCCGTCACCTCGTCGGTGATGATGACCCGGCGCGACCCCTGGGTGAACCTGCTGCGCACCACGCTGGCCGCCTTCGGCGCCGGGGTGGGTGGCGCCGACGCGGTCACCGTGCAGCCCTTCGACGCCGCCCTCGGCCTGCCCGACGCGTTCTCCCGGCGGATCGCCCGCAACACCTCCTCGCTGCTGGTGATGGAGGCGCACCTGGCCCGGGTGACCGACCCGGCCGGCGGCTCCTGGTACGTCGAGCAGCTCACCGAGGCACTGGCCACCGCCGCCTGGGACCGGTTCACCGCCCTGGAGAAGGCCGGCGGGATGGCGGCCGCGCTGGACAGCGGCCGGTTCGCGGCGCAGATCGCCGAGGTCTGGGACCGGCGGGCGGGCAACCTGGCCCACCGTCGTGACCCGATCACCGGTGTCAGCGAATTCCCGCTCCTGGACGAGGTTCCCGTGGTGCGCGAGCCGTGGCCGCCGCGCCCCGCGGGCGGGCTGCCGGTGCACCGCCACGCCGAGGAGTTCGAGGCCCTGCGCGACGCGGCCCAGGCGCACCACCCCACGCCCCGGGTCTTCCTGGCCACGCTCGGCCCGGTGGCCGCACACACCGCCAGGGCCGGCTTCGCGGCCGGCCTGTTCCAGGCCGGCGGGCTGGAGACACCCTCGAACGGGACGCGTGACGTGGTCGCCGCCTTCGTCGCGAGCGGTGCGACGATCGCCTGTCTGGCCTCCGGTGACGCGGTCTACGCCGAACAGGCGTCCCCGGTCGCCCTGGCCCTGAAAGAGGCCGGTGCGCGGCATGTTCTGCTGGCCGGGAAGGGCGACTACCCGGGCGTGGACGGCTACCTGCGGGCCGGGACGGACGCGCTCGCGGTACTGCGTGAGGTGCACCGGTGGATCGGGATCGAGGACGCATGAGCATCCCCCGTTTCGACGACGTGCCGCTCGGCCGGCCCCGGGCGGGCCGCGGCCCGGGACCGGCCCGGCCGCCCTGGGCCACCCCCGAGGGCATCGACGTGAAACCGCTGTACACCGCGGCCGACCTGGCCGGGCTGGACTTCCTCGACACCTACCCGGGGCGGCCGCCCTACCTGCGCGGTCCCTATCCGGCGATGTACGTGACCCAGCCCTGGACCGTCCGGCAGTACGCCGGGTTCTCCACCGCGGCCGAGTCCAACGCCTTCTACCGGCGCAACCTGGCGGCCGGGCAGAAGGGCCTGAGCGTGGCCTTCGACCTGCCCACGCACCGCGGATACGACTCCGACAACCCGCGTGTGCCGGGCGATGTCGGCATGGCCGGAGTGGCGATCGACTCGATCCTGGACATGCGGCAGCTGTTCGACGGCATCCCGCTGGACCGGATGAGCGTGTCGATGACGATGAACGGCGCCGTGCTGCCGGTGCTCGCGCTGTACGTGGTGGCTGCGCAGGAACAGGGGGTGGCGCCGGAGCAGCTGGCGGGCACCATCCAGAACGACATCCTCAAAGAGTTCATGGTGCGCAACACCTACATCTACCCACCCGGCCCCTCGATGCGGATCATCAGCGACATCTTCGCCTTCACCTCGGCGAAAATGCCGAAGTTCAATTCTATTTCGATCTCCGGCTACCATATTCAGGAGGCAGGGGCCACGGCCGATCTGGAACTGGCATACACGCTGGCCGACGGGGTGGAATACCTGCGGGCGGGGGTCGGCGCGGGGCTGGGGGTGGATGTGTTCGCACCGAGGTTGTCGTTCTTCTGGGCGATCGGCATGAACTTCTTCATGGAGGTGGCCAAACTCCGTGCGGCCCGGCTGCTCTGGTCCCGGCTGGTCCGCGACTTCGGTCCGCAGAACCCGAAATCGCTCAGCCTGCGCACCCATTCGCAGACCTCGGGCTGGTCGCTGACCGCGCAGGACGTTTACAACAACGTCATCCGCACCTGTGTGGAGGCGATGGCCGCCACCCAGGGGCACACCCAGTCGCTGCACACCAACGCCCTCGACGAGGCCCTGGCCCTGCCCGGCGACTTCTCCGCCCGCATCGCCCGCAACACCCAGCTGCTGCTCCAGCAGGAGTCCGGCACCACCCGCACCGTCGACCCCTGGGGCGGCAGCCACTACGTCGAGCGCCTCACCCACGACCTGGCCCACCGGGCCTGGCAGCACATCGAGGAGGTGGAGAAGGCCGGGGGCATGGCCCGGGCGATCGACGAGGGCATCCCGAAGCTGCGCATCGAGGAGGCGGCGGCCCGCACCCAGGCCCGCATCGACTCCGGGCGGCAGCCGGTGATCGGGGTGAACACCTTCCGGCCCACGGCCGACGAGCCGGTCGAGGTGCTCAGGGTCGACAACGCCCAGGTGCGGGCGGAGCAGATCGAAAAGCTGCGCCGGCTGCGGGAAGAACGCGACAGCGAGGCGACCGAGGCGGCCCTCGACGCCCTGACGCAAGCCGCCTCACGGGCGTCCTCCAGCCAGGGCAACCTGCTCGAACTGGCCATCGGGGCGGCCCGGGCGCAGGCCACGGTCGGCGAGATCTCCTACGCCCTGGAAAAGGTCTACGGGCGGCACAGCGGCCAGATCCGTACCATTTCCGGGGTGTACCGCGACGAGTCGGGCGGGGCCGGCAACGTGGAGGTGGCACGGGCGGCCACGGCCCGGTTCGAGCGGGCCGAGGGCCGGCGCCCGCGCATCCTGGTGGCCAAGATGGGCCAGGACGGGCACGACCGCGGGCAGAAGGTGATCGCCTCGGCGTTCGCCGACCTGGGCTTCGACGTGGATGTCGGCCCGCTGTTCCAGACCCCGGAAGAGGTTGCGCGGCAGGCGATCGAGGCCGACGTGCACATCGTCGGGGTGTCCTCGCTGGCGGCCGGCCACCTCACGCTGGTGCCCGCCCTGCGCGAGCAACTGGTGGCGCTGGGGCGCGACGACATCCTGATCGTCTGCGGCGGGGTGATCCCGCCC harbors:
- the argS gene encoding arginine--tRNA ligase, which gives rise to MTPDELSTAIRACLEAAVAAGDLTVSVPAEIRVERPKQREHGDWSTNIALQLAKPAGKPPRAVAELLSARLVGLPGIKSVDIAGPGFLNIVLDTASAAGLVRTVVEAGAAFGQNQQLAGTVLNLEFVSANPTGPLHIGHTRWAALGDALARVLTASGAQVTREYYINDAGAQMDRFGGSILARIKGTEVPEGGYHGEYIAELAAKVREQRPDVDDLPDAEALVLCRELGYAIQLAENRQTLSDFGVEFDVWFSERTLHESGAVEAAVERLREQGHVFDSEGAIWLRTTDFGDDKDRVLIKADGEKTYFAADAAYWLSVRDRGFPKKIYMLGADHHGYVQRLKAIAACAGDDPDEALEVLIGQLVSVGGARLSKRAGNIIELKDLVAWLGADAVRYSLARYPADSPLTLDGEVLRKKSNDNPVFYVQYAHARLSSLANQAREHGVERTVFEPALLDHPTENELIAVLAQFPAVVAQAAELREPHRVARHLEVVAGAFHKWYDNCRVTPRGEDAVEDVHRTRLWLAEASRLVLANGLGLLGVSAPERM
- the lysA gene encoding diaminopimelate decarboxylase yields the protein MGAHEAGEMHSPGYGGVATVPSWLRPPDNINDLLPGIWAQSVHRGDDGVLRVGGVSVDDIAAEFGTPAFVLDEADFRARAVAFKDAFAAAFQGNADVYYAGKAFLCTAVARWIAEDGLMLDTCSGGELAVALRAEVPPEKIALHGNNKLESEIDRAVAAGIGRIVIDSMIEIDRVAEAAQRHGVVQPVFIRVTVGVEAHTHEYVSTAHEDQKFGLSLAGGVAAEAISKVLANPALRLVGLHSHIGSQIFDTQGFEVAARRLLGLHASVEKNHGVVLPEIDLGGGYGIAYTSQHDPLEPKLLADQLADIVIRECRALEIAVPRVSIEPGRAIAGPSTFTLYRVGTLKDVTIDHGGVRRYVSVDGGMSDNIRTALYDADYSCTLASRGSDAPAALCRVVGKHCESGDIVVRDEFLPGDLAPGDLLAVPGTGAYCRSMASQYNHVPRPPVLAVRDGKVRVIVRRETEEDLLALDVD
- a CDS encoding helix-turn-helix domain-containing protein; amino-acid sequence: MTRSPTGVPRAMRRLGTDLATWRRIRRLTVEELSQRSGVGIATITRLEAGRGATLEHVMRVAAALGVGEVLATALTPRNVLARSTPKPPNQPS
- a CDS encoding methylmalonyl-CoA mutase family protein, coding for MTPPDELSLAGLFEPGSRDEWRAAVAAALVRSGRLAPHDDPAAAERLLTTTTYDGIGIRPLYTRDDAVGDDTIGVPGLAPFVRGRRVEGNGPAGWDVRALHQHPDPALTHEAVLTDLENGVTSLWLKDLPVGCLRQVLDGVLLDLAPVVLDAGANTAAAARELRALLPGSGAAEGNWGADPIGLRARLGPGHDPDLTLLHDLASNALGLRAAMVDVTVYHDAGAGDAQELAAALATGVAYLRALTDAGSPIEDAFGHLEFRYAATADQFATVAKLRAARRLWARVAEVCGVAGLDDPDTAPRFAQKQHAVTSSVMMTRRDPWVNLLRTTLAAFGAGVGGADAVTVQPFDAALGLPDAFSRRIARNTSSLLVMEAHLARVTDPAGGSWYVEQLTEALATAAWDRFTALEKAGGMAAALDSGRFAAQIAEVWDRRAGNLAHRRDPITGVSEFPLLDEVPVVREPWPPRPAGGLPVHRHAEEFEALRDAAQAHHPTPRVFLATLGPVAAHTARAGFAAGLFQAGGLETPSNGTRDVVAAFVASGATIACLASGDAVYAEQASPVALALKEAGARHVLLAGKGDYPGVDGYLRAGTDALAVLREVHRWIGIEDA
- the scpA gene encoding methylmalonyl-CoA mutase, with amino-acid sequence MSIPRFDDVPLGRPRAGRGPGPARPPWATPEGIDVKPLYTAADLAGLDFLDTYPGRPPYLRGPYPAMYVTQPWTVRQYAGFSTAAESNAFYRRNLAAGQKGLSVAFDLPTHRGYDSDNPRVPGDVGMAGVAIDSILDMRQLFDGIPLDRMSVSMTMNGAVLPVLALYVVAAQEQGVAPEQLAGTIQNDILKEFMVRNTYIYPPGPSMRIISDIFAFTSAKMPKFNSISISGYHIQEAGATADLELAYTLADGVEYLRAGVGAGLGVDVFAPRLSFFWAIGMNFFMEVAKLRAARLLWSRLVRDFGPQNPKSLSLRTHSQTSGWSLTAQDVYNNVIRTCVEAMAATQGHTQSLHTNALDEALALPGDFSARIARNTQLLLQQESGTTRTVDPWGGSHYVERLTHDLAHRAWQHIEEVEKAGGMARAIDEGIPKLRIEEAAARTQARIDSGRQPVIGVNTFRPTADEPVEVLRVDNAQVRAEQIEKLRRLREERDSEATEAALDALTQAASRASSSQGNLLELAIGAARAQATVGEISYALEKVYGRHSGQIRTISGVYRDESGGAGNVEVARAATARFERAEGRRPRILVAKMGQDGHDRGQKVIASAFADLGFDVDVGPLFQTPEEVARQAIEADVHIVGVSSLAAGHLTLVPALREQLVALGRDDILIVCGGVIPPADHAELRAAGATAIFGPGTVIADAALELLGKLG